TAGAACTTAGCTTTCATCTTgtatttctccattgatgtttaCAATCTAAACTTGAATTCATTGTAAGAAGAACACACATTCAATATAATGTGTTTGAGAAGATTATACTAGTGCCAAAGTAGTGAATAATAACATTAATGTTTGAGTTGATCAATCTGACTTAAgctttgtgttattatcattacaaagggtgtagttgtgggattttccgcaactatattttggcgctagaaacagggggGGTTTATCCTCACGTGCTAGCTAATCACTAGAAATCATCATTTTCCAAAGTTTACTTGTTATTctcatttctttgattttttggccCACCATGAAGTTTCGATAAACATACCACAGACTTATTTGGAAATATTAGTCAAAGAACCTTTTACCTTTCAAAGTTCCGAAGAACACTCTGTCGAAATCCTTTCTTGAGACTCCTCCTCAGTAACTGAGTACCAACCAAATCCCGTTCACCGACACCCCTAACTAACAGAATGGTGCGAGTCGCCTCAAGGGCAGGGTACGTCATCGACACGCGAAGAAGCAGCAGAGTTGTAGGTAGAAGGGGAGTAAGAGATGAAGCTGAAACTTCAGCTTCAGGAGAAATACGAGGTTTAGAACGACATAATCGCAACCGAAGCCTACTCTCCATCGTAGAAACAAGCCAGGAGAACAACAATGCTTTCGCCCAAGACCCAATACAACAGAATAACAACGAGGAGAGAATCATCTACGAAGAAGGTGTTGTACACACAACTGATATAGAAATAATGGAGGATGAGAATCAGGCGATACAAGGATGAGGCGAAAATCTAGGTGATGAGGACAACCATACCATTCATCGGCTGAGAGAACGTCTCGCGTAAGACAGACGTACAAGAAAGACTGAAAAACAACTTTGATCAACTTTAGTTGTTCTAGATTTTTCGGCTAAACAATTTGCTACTACATTTGAATCCCTATGCACAAAAGTGTATTTCCAAGACTGAAAGCAACCGAACAAATTCTTAGTCCTGGATTAGGGTTGGTGCTATTAAAGAACGATTCGGATGCAGTGGAgcttatcttatgttcaatcatccATTTTAATAAATAGAGATTCAGCTGAAAATTTTAAGCATCACAAGATATTGAGGCAAGGGATTCACTCACACCCTTTTTATTCACAATTGTAGCAGATTTCTCATAGAACTTCTCAAAAGATCCTAAAATTGAACATGCCCACACGGTTTAATGTAAATAGTAACATCAATATATCTTATTTGCAGTTAGAAATGATATCTTGATCTCTCTGGTATCAAGACGGAAGTTGTGGAGAACTTGCTCCTAATCGAAATCAAATTTGGTTTCTGATCAATGAGCACCTAGTTCAGGTATAAAATTtgatggttatatatatatatatatatatatatatatatatatattactctaTCTGTAAAGATTTAGAAAAAGAACCTATGCAGCTTTTAAGTAATCGTGTCCTTTTCGAAGTGTCGTGGAAGAGATTTCATCTATGATGTCATCACCACAGGCTAGAAGTGCTTGGAGGCTAAAATTAGTATCCCATGTTTGGCTACCTATACTTTGCATTCTGAGTCCGTCTTCAGCTACCCATAAGTAACCTTGGACTCTTGCAAGATTCTTTTTGAATGCAGCAGAATCTGGTTCTTCCACCAAACTGGCAAGCATAAATAGTGACTTTGTACATATAGATACAAacagagaaaaataaaatttcagCAACTGTATCGAATCAACCATATACTTTTCAGAAAATACTATGCATATATAATGTGAGAGTAAGCGTACATGATCAACTTAATTAACAATTAGAAAGTGAGAGTTAGCGGACTTACTAGGAAGAGTATTAATTACAGTAATTATTACCAAGTGAAACTGATTAATCATTAATACAGAACACAAAGTCAGGTTAATCATTTCTAGATCTTCGATAATTGATTAATCATTTTACTCCAATGATGATGCGTACGGTACGGGGTATCAACTTCCTAATACAAGACTACGAGTACAAATACAATACACAAAGCAAGGTTAGTGGGTCCCACATAGGATGACTTCGTAAAATGTTTTTGAATGCGAGCACAAATACAGTACACTTCGTCACTAAGTGTCCAATGAAACAATTTCTTCTCAAACAACTACCTCGTACATCAACAACACGAGTGACAATTTCCTTTCTTCACAAACACTTTCGTTGTCTCTGTCTCCCTCGAAGTTCTGAAACAATTGTCTCTCTCTCCCTCGAAGACAAACACGTATATCACAGAAGGAAAATCGAATCCCGAAATTAGGGCTAAAGGTATTACTCCACTCTCACTCTCTCTAGTACTACTTCTACTAATTGAACGATGAATCCCGAAATTAGGGATTCATCCCTTAACGCGTTCCTTAGATTTTACTACTACAACAAAGACTGTCCGTTATTCGTTCACAACTTATTTTGGTTCTTAAAGTATTATTGAGAATTCATATTCATAAATTTCAATATTGGTAGAAATTATGACACTAGTAATAGTGATGCCGCATTTGAAACCACAAAATTTGATAAAATTAATTTTACCTTAGATCTACTACTTGTTTTCCCCTTAGATCTAGGGGTTTGGTCCAGAAATATTTTATTGTAATTAACAATTGTTTCTGGTATTACTCACTCTTGAGTCTTGACCTTCAATTATTGTCGGGATTCCTTTTCTTTTAACCAATCTTTCTTTGATTCAAAAATATTTCTTTACTTACTTGTATTAGTTTGCTCACCATATAAATCTCAAGAATGGAGTCACTCGACAACAAGGGTAAAAGAGTAATGGATTATGATCCTGAAGCTGATGGACTGATTGATCCTCAAGGGTAAATATGCATGTAAAATGTAGAAGTTCGTTGCATTTAGGAAATATTTTGATATATGATTTGGTATTTTGGttatccattaaaactccatattaaacaaaattgatacaaaaatcacaaatttttaaaaattcatacaaaaaccccaaacaaaattgtttttatcaaattcTATGATGAAATCAAATTTGATTTCAACTTATTTTTGCATATTTTTTATCATGAAGAAGATACCCAAATGGGAAGGTTAGCATGGTATTTTTTCCGTTATTTCAAATGAGGTGGTTGGGCCGTATGCTATTAAAGGGTTAACTGGGCTTATGCTTTTAAAGGAGGTGAAGCCATAAAATATTTTAGGCTGATGGGTTTATTTTTTTAACAAGAAAGATGGACTTTATTGATAAAGATTATTAGTTCATAACCACATCCCTCCTCTCTAATGACGGATTTTAGACATACAAGAAAGATTGAAAACCAACTTTGATCAACTTTAGTTGTTCTAGTTTTTTTTGCTAAACAATTTGCTACTTCATTTGAATCCCTATGCACAAAAGTGCATTTCCAAGACTGAAAGCAACCTAACAAATTCTTATAGTCCTGGATTAGGGATGGTGCTATTAAAGAACGTTTTGGATGCAGTGGAGCTTATCTTATCTTCAGTTATTCATTTTAATTAATGGAGATTCATCTGAAAAATTTAAGCATCACAAGATATTGAGGCAGGGGATCACTCACACCCTTTTTATTCACGATTGTAGCAGATTTCTCATAAAACTTCTTCAAAGATCCGAAAATTGAACATGCTCACACGGTTTAATGTAAATAGTAACATCAATATATCTAATCTGCAATTACACATAATATCTTGATCTTTCTGGTATCAAGGTGGAAGTTGCGGAGAACTTGCTCCTAGTCTTGTAAGTATACGAGAAAATCACATGTCTTAATATTAATCTGGAGAAAAGTAAAATAGTTAGCACCTGAGCTAATCACAAAATTAAAGACCTTGCAAAAATACTACATTGCAGAATTGAGAAGCTACTAATGAGATGTTTGGAAATGCTACTGAAATATACAACTAACCAAATTAGTATGTGGGATGTCATTTTAGAGAAATTTCAAAAGAAACTTGCTTCATGGGCAGGAAAATTAGTTCTTAGATATAATGCATTGGCAAGTCATCCAGTGTACTTTATGTCACCTATACAAATGCCAGATGCAGTTGAAAAGAATATAATAAATATGATTCAAAATTTTCTACAACAAtttaaaaaagaagaaattaTGTTGGGTGTCATGAGAGAAAATATGCAAATCAAAAGAATTGAAAGGAGTAGACATAAGAAACTCAGACATGGAACATTAACGCTGTAATGATTCACCGTAACTCTCTTTTTGGGGTAAATAGTGCTCCTTTATATATGATATGAGGGGAACCTCccttcaccccccccccccccccccaccacacgccaaaaaataaaaataataaataaaatagaataatatTTACTAATAAAGCTCTTCTAGACAAATGGAAATGGAAGTATGCAGAAGAGTCACAAGCCTAGTGGAGAGCAGCAActcaacaagaaacaaaattagaACTGGATGTTACATGGCCAAAAGAACTCACCATATCTTAATGAAGAGGCTTCTTAAAAGGCATACAAAAGAAGAAAATTGTGGTGGAAAAGAACACCGAAATAATAATTGCAAATGGTTTGGAAGTCAAACTCTGGTATGATAAATGGATAGTACCAAGCTACTAGGACTTCCTTTGCAATCTATTGATGCTGGGATTACTTCTTGGTATCATAAAACTCTTGTCACAGGTAGTTAGGGCTTTCCTTGTTAAACATGTTGTCCAGGTCATTCCCATATACCAGGTGACAACTTTCCTCATCCCCAAATCCCTATGAAAAAAGATGGACTCCCATTGATGCAAATTCTGGTAAGGGTAAAAAGTCTTGACCCAAGGATAGGAAGATACATTTGTTAGATTTGACACTCTTTGCTCCCCTAAGTGTCAAGTAGTTTTAGGCTTTATGAAAGATGAATTCAACAATCTTACAATGCTTGCTAGCTTGGAAGTTTTAGATAAGGTTGTATACTTCCCTAAGTCTGTCTTCTTGAATGTTAGGTGACTCTATGTTTGCTCTTCGACTTGGAGATGTCTCCATGATATAAAAGACCTTATATGACTTTTTATAACTTGGATTATTGGGAATGGCCAATTTGTTGACCCATGGTATGATAATTGGATTCCCGCCATGGATTCTGCCAAACCTGATCCCTTTGTCCCTTAAAATCCCAACTTGAGAGTCTCCAACTTAATAAATCAGGAATCCAGAACCATTAATATGTCTAGATCAAATACCCATTTTGACTATGCTTCTGTTGATAAGATTTTCTTTATTCCCTTTAGTCAGCTTTGCAGTCCTCATAGGAAGGCTTCAAAGTTTTCAAGGAATGGAAAATTTATCTCTAAATATGCCTACTTAAGTCTCAGAGGTCCCCAACCTTCCCCAAGTAACAATCTTTGGAAGTTAATTTAGAAAAATTAAAGTGTCTCACCTTATTCAACTTTTTCTCTGTAAATATGTTAGAAATACGATCCCTTCCAGAACTGTTATTCATGCTAGAGTTCCCATTGAATCTGTGATTTATCTTATATGCCATATTTTTAGTGAATATATTATTCATGCTTTAGTTAATTCTGCTTGGTATTCCTCTTCTCTCTATCTTCTTATCAATTCATTCTCTTTTTATATTTTCCTAATTCGCTTCATTTTTGGCGTACTGATCTTGTTTGTGTTTTTATGATGAATCCAAATACCTTTTTCCGTCTATTTTCTGGTTTATTTGGAGTAGCAGGAATAATTTAATTTCCATTTCTAAAAAGGAAAACCTAAGTGTTGTTAAAACTAGAGTTAGATAAATGAGAGTAACAACAAACCGATCATTCCTTTCATTCCTTTTCAGAATGTCATTAGTAATGTAGAATGGATGCGTCCTCCTCCATGAGGGACTAAGTGTAATAATAGTAGTCCTTTTAAAGCTATTGCATTGGTAAATGGTGCAAGGTATTTAATGAGAGACTCCTCCAATAAGACTTCCTTTGTGCTGCTATGACTTTTGAACTATATTCACCACAAAAGGACGAGACTAATGCAATCTGGTCAGTTTTGAAGAAGACAGTGGAACTATAACTTATTGATGTCATTATGGAAAGTGATATGAGGGATTTTGTTGATCAATTTTAGGTAGGAAATTTTTGAAGGAAACTAAAGGACGaatgtttttttttatagatATTTTTTAGTTTTAGCCTTATGGCATGTAATTTAACTTTTCAACCAAGAGTGTATAATGATATTTCTCATACCTTGGACCAATGGGCTAAAAAAAACTTCATTTGCATGTTCTAGACTATACCTCTTGTATGACGCTTGCCTATTGTTGAGGCAGTCTGCTTTTCTTTTTCTAAGCCATTtgattataaaaaagaaaaagagaacacTAGAAGTTAAAACGTTATATAAATATAGATATCATTACACGGTATGCACCGTAACATTAAAACTGATTTCATCCCCAGAAAATCACTCCTCCCTTGATTTCTCTTCGAAATACCAGATCGAGATTTGCAAAATGCTATCCCCTGGGAACTGGAAATCAATCCCAGGTAGATAGGCCAGAATACTTCCTCAAGACGAAGATAAGACAATTCTAAATCAAGTATCGTCGCATCCAGAGAATGACTCACCCAACAAGCCAAATCTCGAGTTCCTCTCATGATTAAGCAAGCCAGGATTTACCAAACCCCTTCTAAGGTTTTCAGATATGAAAACATGTACCGGGGTTACACCAGGGGAAATATGTGTTAGAATCCTTCCGCTTCTCAAGATTCACGCATGAGAGAAAACTAGGTTTGCATAAGTTAAAAACGTATGCGGGTTCCCTTCCTTTAACAGATGCATACGGTAAAGGTACAAAGAGAAAATTTATTACTTCATGTTCAGCTTCACTTTGACCTCTGTATCTCGAGTTACCTTCTTAGCATGTTCTAGATCTTCATCTACCATATGCTCCCCCATATTAAGAACCTCTCTAAAAACGAGGACCTGAGCCCAACTCATCCGGATGGACCCTAATAGAACCAAGCCAGACAATTCACCCCATATTGAAGATCAACCTCatctcctctcacactctgcacacgattcctgaggcattccatgccttttcacgtgacccatcttagtcattctcacaaatcagagaatatctctctatcttggtcAACTCGGCTAATGATAATATTTCTCgatcaacacatcatcacaaaggctgactcagcttcacacaaattggggggggggggggtatcagttagggttttgttctggcggtctacgacacgtgtgagaaatacccgaccTATTTCTCACTGCAGAAGAGAATAAAGGTGGTGGAATAACGAGATAAACTCAATCTAGTTTATCTttatctattcctgaagagacgggagaattgctcCGCACGGGATGGCAAGCAATCCTTATattcaccgacttgagattaaAGAATTCActtataaataggtcatctatttctccAAGATAACACATAaatttctcataacctctcagaacaattcttcttcaaaccctaaaattctctgtTCTCTGTCTTCATCTGTTCCCTCCTTATAGACCACTCTTAACCTCTCATATGACTGAAGCATCCTTTGAATGGACACTGTGAGTGGTTTAGGCGAGGATTATTCGTGCTCAACCttccgtaactcactttcagaaaccctagaatccacTTTAGCCTCTCactgattttaggtaactacaggtACGTGGGCAGTCACTTGAGTGATGCAACCATTATTatttcaaaaaaattattttattttgaaaatagggggagaatgttggatatttttaATAATATCATAAGTTACCCAGCCGTATTTTATATAAAATGGCCAGACCCTTCTTATCTTGCGGTTTCTTTTATAAAATGGTTGTACgcggtattttttttttcttctgtaaaatGGTTGGACCTGATTTGAATTCAAAACAGTTTGAATTCGAACATAAGTATTCTTCCTAAAAAGCCACTATTTGGAGGTATCTGTTGGTAATAAACATGCATCTTGAACAGGTGCATATACCCTATAAATAATGGTGATTGCTTTCTTTTATCTGAACAAGAAACACATCAAAATATCTGATTTATTTTCTCTCTAAGCATGATAGAAATATAATGACTGTGTGTTTTCGGTCGGACCAGAGGAGTACAACTCTCGAATCCAACAACGTTGTAagggcttcattgtatcctgaaagcaTTATTTCATTGACCAACTGTACTACCCAATTATTTGGGAATGGTCGAAATATTTACTGAAAAGAATCACAAGGCCTTAAAGTTGATATTACAACATTCTtttttgttctttgatttttcATCCTCTGGTACATCATTTTCCAACATTTTTTTCCTTCTTGTAGAATCTTGGATGTCAACAAAGAGAGTACGGTTCTAAACTGGGAATTTCCAAATATAATGGGCCTATTTTTGATCGGCCCATACTAGAGAATAAGTAGTAAGTTTTTGGAGTTTttctgactttttttttttttgatatgaagAAAAGCTTGTATTAATCTCAATGAGGTTCAAGCACATTGTGCCTTGAAAGTACAGACTGTAACCAAGGAGAGTAATATTTATACTCCTCTAAATGGAGTTTATCAACCCTTACTTTCCAAGATATCTGCAACATGGTTACCATCTCTTTTAACATGAGATAacttataaaaactaaaaacagaaAGAACAGATTTAATCTCTTGTAGAGTTTTATTATTCTCCCATCTAATTTGCACATTATTAGTGGCTATCGAATTAACTATTACTTCAGCATCAGATACCATGTGAAAGTTTTCTAGCTGCATACTTTGCATCCATTTCAGAGCTTCTAGTATAAACGGACTTTCCCTTGCTTCTGCATCCATTACTCCAGTTGCATAGGTGCCCCCTGATTCCTTCACAATCTCTTATGTCAGAGAAAAGCACCATGGCAGTGCCATTTAATTAATTATATGATTGAAAGATGCATCCAAAAATAATGTAAACTGATAATTCTTTTCCTGCAACACAGTTAAAGAGTTAAAATCTACAGCAACATGATGAGTAGATAGTTAAAGTTGTGCAGGTGATGTTGAATTCTAGAAGCAGTAGAAGTAGGGTTTAGGATTTTTTCTTGGAAGACACATTCACAACGCTCCTTCCATATGACTCAGCATCTTACCATAAGTGTGTTTCTCCATTTGATCTTATCTTCaactccaatattaccaatattgttgaaccaaaagaGAATCCATTCTTGAACTGAAAAACAATTATCTTTAACTTGATCATTATTGATGTTCACTAGCCTCCAGACTGCTATTGCATGAGAAAAGGTGATGATAAGATGATAAAAAGATCCTCCTTATTGTGACAAATACAACAATCCATTTCTATGTCTCTATTATACTGAGCCAGTCTGAGTTTCGTTGGCATTATTCCTCTTTAGCATTTCCAGATAAACAACTTTATCGTGTGGGGCAGTTTCATCTTCCATAGATCCTTCCAAGTATTTTTTGGCACAGTGCTCAGAGCTGCCTGCCTGTTAACTATGTGTTCAACTAGATTGTTATAAGCACTATTTACTGTGAAGATCCCATCCTTAGTAGGTTTCCACCTAACAACATCTTTTTCAATAGGAGAAATGATCATTAACTTGATTTTGTCAACAACTTCAGAAGGAAATAAAGTATTGAGTAATGGAACATTCCAAGCAGCTGAATCAGGTAAAATTAGTTCATTCACCAAATTATAGGATAAATGGCAAGGATCTCTAGGTGTTGGTTTGGAGTCCATCTGTCCATGCCAATAATCCAGTAATCAATCCAGATTCTAGTTCTTTTCCCATTATTAACTTCCATACAATAGTTTTTTTGAAGTATATGAAGACCCACTTCAATCCCCCTCCATATCCAAGAAGTATTGCGTTTCTTAGTGTTAATATGTAGAAATTCTTCACTTTTGAAGTATTTAGCTTTGAGCACCTGAGTAACTAATTGATCTTCTTGATTACTAATTCCCCAAGCCAATTTTTTCAGGAGAGCATGGTTCATCATCTCAAGGTCTTTAAAGGCCAATCCACCTAAATCTTTAGGGATACAAAGCTTTTGCCAGGAAATAAATTTAGTACCTCTTTTGCCTTTATGTCCCCACCAGAACTTTATCCGTTGAGAATCAAGCTTTTTAATCAACTTCTTTGGGTTTTTAAAGGTGCTCATTTGATACAATGGAACTGAATATAGTAGAGATTTAACCATGGTTGTTCTTCCAGCCTGACCAAGATTGATGATATTCCAACTAGATAATCTTTTTTCAAAAGAAGTGTTAAATTCTTCAAAATAGTTTACTTTAGATCTTCCAATAAGAAGTGGAGTCCCAAATACTTTTCATTCTTGTCCATATAATTAACCCCCAAGATGTTTTTGAGAGTATTACAAACATCATGATCCATATTGTTGTTAAACAAAATGGAGGATTTGTCAAAGTTAATGACTTGACCAGATTGTGAATTAAAATCATGCGGAAGTTGCTTGAGATTATTCACACTGGTTAAATTAGCTTGGGTAAATATAaggcaatcatctgcaaataaaagATGATTAATAGGAGGAGTTCTTCTAGCAGCCTTAATTCCTTTGATTTCTTTTGAAAGATGAGCAACATTTAGAGATCTTGAGAACCATTACATAGCAAGAATAAAAAGGTAAGGAGATAAATGATCTCCCTTCCTTATACCCCCTAGTTGGCTTGAAATTATCACAAGGAGAACCATTGAGAAAAACAGATAGTGAAGTGGTGCTGATACACTGGTGTATTAAATGAATCCAATCTTTAGAAAAACCAAAACCTTCAAGAACTTTAAGGATGAAACTCCATTCCAGTCTGTCAAATGCTTTACTCATATCCACTTTGAGAGCCAACCAACCactttctccttcttttttcCTCATGGACTGAATTAATTCATGAGCAATAATTATGTTGTCATTAATAAGCCTTCTAGAGACATATGCACCTTGATAAGGAGAAACTATTTTGGATATTAGAGGCTTCATTCCTGTAACCATGATTTTGGAGTTTATCTAATAAGAAGTATTGCATAAACCAATAGGTCTAAACTCAGATGGAGTGGTTGGTTTTTTAGTTTTGGAAATCAAAGAAATGTAAGCCTTGttcaaagattgaagaagaaacccGGAAGTGAAAAATTTCCTAACCATTTCACAAACCTCTGAACCAACTGTATTCCATTGAGTTTTAAAAAAAACCCTGCTTGAAAACCTTCTGGAACAGGAGCTAACCAGTTGTCCATGCTTTTTAAATTTTTGAAAATCTCATCATTTGTAGGAGAAATTAACAAAAGTCTATTATCTTCATTTGTAATTACAGTTGACAGCAGATTATAATACTGTTCTTGAATGACAGGTGAAGTAGTAGTACTTATCTCCTTAAAATGCTTTGTTAAGAGATTAGATAAATCTTCTCTGGAATGAAGCCAATTGCCATCTGAATCTCTAATGAATTGATGTTGTTCCTTGCTCTTTTCCCCTTTATTAAGGTATGAAAGTACTTGGTGTTATTATTCATATCTTTCAAGAAGTtatctcttgatttctgcttatGAAAGTCATGTTGTATCCGGTGCCATTTTTTGAGTTCCTCATTAACTTCAAAGGCCTTAGAGGTGTTAGCTGCAGAATGAGGTAGTTGTTGTATTTCATTCAGTTGATGTCGAAGCATATCAACCTTTTGATTAATGTCACTAAAATGAGCTTTATTCCATTTAGATAAAGCAATTCTTGTAAATTGCAGTTTCTTGAGAAGTTTGAAACCAGGAGACCCATGCACTTCTTTCTCCCAAGCTTTGGCAATCTCTATAACACAAGATTTGTCATGTAACTAGGTGAGGTTGAACTTAAATGGCTTCCACAACTTAGGTAGATTATAATCTGAAACCAACATTACAGGGCAATAATCACTGCCAGTTTGCACAAGATGTAATAACTTGGAATCTGGAAAACTAGTATTCCAATCTGCATTACCCGATTGCCATATCAATTCTTGATCTTTTTTTGCATGTCCCCAAGTTGTTGCTAGACCAAGTATGTTCCTTCCCAATAAAACCAATGTCTTTTAAACCAAGAGATTGAAGTACTGAATTAACCCAaccatcacttgaagaagaagaactagaattaagaagatgaatattCGAATCTCCTAAAAAAATCCAAGGCTACACAATATTATTACCAACTTCCTCAACGAACTTCCATTGTTTTTTGACCTCTTTTATTATGCTACTTATAttttggatttaccaaaaaaaaaggcCCAGACTAGCATGATTTACAAAGGGGATACCAGTTTTACTACGTGCTGATACCGTTTCATATAGGAAAAAAAGATTCCCCGATCTTGaccgttggatcgatgaaatggtatGAGCACTTATTAGgactggtatcccctttataaatcgtgcaGACTCACCGGATCCGGATATGACCAAAGACATTTCTTCCCCTCAGAAAACCTCGTTCTCCCCTACGAGCAATCATCCCCACTATTTAGTGCCTCTTCAGTTTTCTGAAGTTCTTTGATCCAAAAATGTCACACTCCTCCATTTCTCACCACCACCAAATCTTTGCTTTCAACCATCTCCGCCACCACCAATCTCCTACTCCATTACTACTTCTCCGTCCCAAAACCAATACTTACTTTGCAGCAAAAATAACTGCAAATTTGGCAGGGAAATCCAAATCAAATCTTAGTGCAGTTGCCCCAATATCGAatcattcttcttcatcatcatcaacctctACTGCCCCCATCACATTAAGAGGTCTAGGGTTACAACctacacccaaattagggttatTTTCCATTCTCTTTGTTCTCTCTATGGTAAACTTTCTAATTCCAGTAATTATTTACTTTTTTTCAGTTGCAAACATTTGCAGACTCATTGTTACTTGCCAATATTTGCAGGTATTTGGATCATTGCTTTCGTTAATTATTGTTTCAATTCCAGCTCTCCCTGTAAGTAATTAATGATCATGTCAATTTGATTTGGTTAATTACATGTTTATCCCTCATCATTATACTGTGTACTAACAAGTTTAGTAAAACATTTGCAGAGTTTGAGGAGATTGGGTATTTCGATGGAAAAACTATCCAAAGTGGTTTCTGAAGAAGTACC
This DNA window, taken from Papaver somniferum cultivar HN1 chromosome 3, ASM357369v1, whole genome shotgun sequence, encodes the following:
- the LOC113360344 gene encoding uncharacterized protein LOC113360344; this encodes MSLVISGSEIAKAWEKEVHGSPGFKLLKKLQFTRIALSKWNKAHFSDINQKVDMLRHQLNEIQQLPHSAANTSKAFEVNEELKKWHRIQHDFHKQKSRDNFLKDMNNNTKEDLSNLLTKHFKEISTTTSPVIQEQYYNLLSTVITNEDNRLLLISPTNDEIFKNLKSMDNWLAPVPEGFQAGFFLKLNGIQLVQRSLNVAHLSKEIKGIKAARRTPPINHLLFADDCLIFTQANLTSVNNLKQLPHDFNSQSGQVINFDKSSILFNNNMDHDVCNTLKNILGVNYMDKNEKYLGLHFLLEDLKLSSWNIINLGQAGRTTMVKSLLYSVPLYQMSTFKNPKKLIKKLDSQRIKFWWGHKGKRGTKFISWQKLCIPKDLGGLAFKDLEMMNHALLKKLAWGISNQEDQLVTQMDSKPTPRDPCHLSYNLVNELILPDSAAWNVPLLNTLFPSEVVDKIKLMIISPIEKDVVRWKPTKDGIFTVNSAYNNLVEHIVNRQAALSTVPKNTWKDLWKMKLPHTIKLFIWKC
- the LOC113358029 gene encoding uncharacterized protein LOC113358029 is translated as MSHSSISHHHQIFAFNHLRHHQSPTPLLLLRPKTNTYFAAKITANLAGKSKSNLSAVAPISNHSSSSSSTSTAPITLRGLGLQPTPKLGLFSILFVLSMVFGSLLSLIIVSIPALPSLRRLGISMEKLSKVVSEEVPGTLSSLKLSGLEITELTQQLGGIRQKIFGNQNGGKGGGKRRNQRNAEGGRENCGVSS